The Verrucomicrobiota bacterium nucleotide sequence TATTGTGGTGCGCCACCCAGCCACGGCGACCGTACATTTCCCGGGCGACCCAGCGGCCATCCACGGCAAGTTCACGGATCATCCGCAGCAGCGGCTCGGTACATTCGGAGAGGTTGCAGACCTCGGCGGGCCAATAGTTCATCTCAGCATTGATGTTGAGCGTGTACTGGCAGGCCCAAGGCGGAATCACCTCGTGGTTCCAAATGCCTTGCAGGTTCAACGGCTGCGTGCCAGGACGCGACCCGGCGATCATCAGGTAACGACCGAACTGAAAATACAACGCCGCCAGGGACGGATCGGGCTTCTTCAGGCGTTGATCGGTGGGCAGCTTGTTAGATTCCCCAAGGTCGAGTGTGACGCGGTCAAACAAACTGCGGTAATCGCGGGTATGCCGGGCGAACAGTTCGGAGTAATCGGGTTGCGCTATGGCCTGGAGGAAGGCCGCAGCTTTCCGGGAGGCATCCACCGGTTTCTGCTCGAAACCATTATAGCTGGAAGCAGCCGTGTAAATGACGACGACCTCGTCGGCACCAGCCACGATCATCGCCTCTTTCTCCGCCGACACTTTTCCACCTTGAGCGCGCACGGTCAGGCGTGCGTCGAAGGCTAAGCCACGCCCATTGTATAGGACTTGGCTCGCATTCGGCAGCCGCTTGCCTGCTTTGTTCCACAACTCCGGATATTTATACGTGTCGCCCTTCTTCTCCACCCAATCGAGCGTGCGGCGCAGGGCCAATCCGGGAAGTTGACCGTGCATCGTGAGTTGCGCGGCGTCCGCACGGATTTCCACCGGATGCGGCGAAGTCAGCCGGACCCGGAAGTTGAGGCGTCCAGGTTTATCAGCGGTGAAACGGACCACGATGACTTCATCGGGATGACTCGCAAAAATCTCACGGGTGAACTTCACGCCGTCCGCCTCATAGCGCACCCGGCAAAGGGCGTTATTGAGATCGAGTTCGCGGGTGTAATTTTGCGGCGGCCCCTGGTGAACGAAGTCGAAAAAGAGATCACCGAGCGGCTGATAGCACGCCCAGGAGCGCCCCAGCCATTTCTCGGTCACCAGCTTGTCGGCTTCGGCGAACTCGCGCCGGGCAATCAGGTTGGTGATCGTGGAAAAATCCTTATGCACATCCAGCGGGAGATTGCGGTAACCGGGATAATCGGAAACGAGCGTATCTTCGTTGAGCTGGAAATGCTCGTTGGTAACACCGCCAAACACCATCGCCCCAAGCCGCCCATTGCCGAGCGGCAACGCTTCATCCCATTTTTTGGCCGGGGTGGTGTACCAGAGTTTCAAGTCCGGCTCCGCCGCCAGAGCGGTGGACGCCAACATTAAACCGGCGAGCAAAGGCAAATGTGTT carries:
- a CDS encoding glycoside hydrolase N-terminal domain-containing protein, which encodes MKTHLPLLAGLMLASTALAAEPDLKLWYTTPAKKWDEALPLGNGRLGAMVFGGVTNEHFQLNEDTLVSDYPGYRNLPLDVHKDFSTITNLIARREFAEADKLVTEKWLGRSWACYQPLGDLFFDFVHQGPPQNYTRELDLNNALCRVRYEADGVKFTREIFASHPDEVIVVRFTADKPGRLNFRVRLTSPHPVEIRADAAQLTMHGQLPGLALRRTLDWVEKKGDTYKYPELWNKAGKRLPNASQVLYNGRGLAFDARLTVRAQGGKVSAEKEAMIVAGADEVVVIYTAASSYNGFEQKPVDASRKAAAFLQAIAQPDYSELFARHTRDYRSLFDRVTLDLGESNKLPTDQRLKKPDPSLAALYFQFGRYLMIAGSRPGTQPLNLQGIWNHEVIPPWACQYTLNINAEMNYWPAEVCNLSECTEPLLRMIRELAVDGRWVAREMYGRRGWVAHHNTTIWRDAQPVDNAAQVSFWPMGSGWLCQHLFEHYRFTGDRGFLEKEAYPVMKDACLFYLDWLVDNGKGQLVTPVSTSPENTFSYTNATGAKVRASVSSGGTMDMGIIRDVFGNTLRAAEILDLDAEFRATLKTTLGKLLPYQIGERGQLQEWQEDFAESDVHHRHVSHLFALHPSAQITPRGTPQLAAAARKTLELRGDGGTGWSKAWKINFWARLEDGDHAQKMLHELLTQSTHPNLLDVCPPFQIDGNFGGTAGIAEVLLQSHEVEQNEAPILSLLPALPVAWPSGSVKGLRARGGFVVDIAWQEGKVTAYRIAAKEPSEVKVRVNGQVKTVAAEKL